GACaatacagcaaaaaataaaaaaaaaaaaaattaaaaaaaaaaaaaagaggacaaaagtGAACCAAAAAGCCATAGATCTTGCATGGCAAACTATACTTTATCAACAATATATAAGATTCAAACATAAGATTTAGAGAAAGTGCTGTAATTATTTTACTGGCAGACAGTaagccgagagagagagagagagagagagaaatcaagcaTGTGCCTTATCGATGTTACCTAATAGGATTTTTAATTGCTAGCACAGGTAACTAACAGTTCAGCTAACATTTAGTTGGGTAAAATAGGTAGAAATGTCTTTCAGTTTCTTATCTAAATGTTTCCCTTCCTTACATTCCCCCTACAGTTCAAAGGTACTGAATTTCAACCAAGGTAAGCacactttttccattaaaaataggAGGGCCTGGCTGGCACcttaactttaaaacaaagaagaaaatatgaagaagtaGTGTATTACTTATTTGGATGTTAGGGCATTCTTGTAGATACTAAAGATCAAATTTTATCACagaatttaattttcaatttcaaaCTGCTATACCCAATTTGTTTCAGCTTTAGTGTGAAGTTTATTGGTTTACAAAAGAAAGTGACTTTAGAAACAACAGTAAGAGAAGTATCTAGGGACACACTAAAGACCTTAACTATCTGCCTTTCCCAAAGTTCTCTAAAAATAATGTCATCTAGGACAGACATTTTTCACCTCTAACTTCTAAGGAAAGCAGTATTTCTTCTGGATAATTGGTATGCTTCTATCTTGTGTCTTATCAATTGTATAAAAACGAtagtgtaaaaaacaaaaaacaaaaaacgataGTGTTTCTCTTTGGTATGGCAACCAGAAACACCAAACCTAAATCTACAGTTTTCTTATAGTTCTTAACAGCATGTGCCCACTCtcccatgcttttttttaatcttcatgcTAATTTGAttagctactttttaaaagtgttgtctaacaaaattctaaaactaatctcaaatcctttttttccttttttttagaacatcttaaatttttaatcctttctttacAGGTTACCTAGACCGCTTTTGATTAAGAAAACTGTAGAAAGTTAGTAACTGCCACAAGCAAACACCAGGGGTCTCCGCTCACGCTCGCTGGAATCCGTGGTGGCAGAGTTTAGTCCACAGGTCGCTTCTCCCCGTATTTCTTTGTAAACTCTTCAGCAttcttacagaattttttatGGTCCTTAAGAGTATTCTTCAGCTAGGTCAGCCCGAAGTGGGTGCTTGGGCTGGGGGTCGTTCACCAGTGCTATGAGGAACTGGATTACTTGGTCGGTTTTGGTTGCTGGCTTCCAGTTTTCAGCACTAATTACTGGCAGACAGACCTGCCCCTTTTCATCAATGTTCCGGTGATAGATCTCTGTTTTAAATATgatcttcagggatccctgggtggcgcagcggtttggcacctgcctttggcccagggcgcgatcctggagacccgggatcgagtcccatgtcgggctcccggtgcatggagcctgcttctccctctgcctatgtctctgcctctctctctctctgtgactatcataaataaataataataataataaatttaaaaataaataaagaaataaataaatatgatcttcAGTGGTTTGAATGGGTACTCTGCTGGAAAGTTGATTTTGATTCTGAAGGCCCCCTTATCATATGGAGGGTTGTCAGGAACAATAAGCCCTTGCCAAGTCAATAAATTAGCTTCATCAACCTGGATGTTACGGAAGTTTTTCATTCCACATTTGCGGATT
This Canis lupus dingo isolate Sandy chromosome 13, ASM325472v2, whole genome shotgun sequence DNA region includes the following protein-coding sequences:
- the LOC125752318 gene encoding ubiquitin-conjugating enzyme E2 L3-like, with translation MAASRRLMKELEEIRKCGMKNFRNIQVDEANLLTWQGLIVPDNPPYDKGAFRIKINFPAEYPFKPLKIIFKTEIYHRNIDEKGQVCLPVISAENWKPATKTDQVIQFLIALVNDPQPKHPLRADLAEEYS